A single genomic interval of Novosphingobium ginsenosidimutans harbors:
- the ctaD gene encoding cytochrome c oxidase subunit I yields MATTAEHFQAHDEGAHHDHDHKPGFFARWFMSTNHKDIGTLYLIFAIFAGIIGGAFSGMMRLELAQPGIQYLDTFARWFGEANPSFDQALHMWNVLITAHGLIMVFFMVMPAIIGGFGNWFVPIMIGAPDMAFPRMNNISFWLTVAGFCSLLLSAFVPGGTGIGAGIGWTAYAPLSTYGSTGPSVDFAIFSLHLAGAASIMGAINFITTIFNMRAPGMTLHKMPLFVWSVLVTAFLLLLALPVLAAAITMLITDRNFGTTFFDPAGGGDPVLYQHLFWFFGHPEVYIMILPGFGIISQIVSTFSKKPVFGYLGMAYAMVAIGVVGFVVWAHHMYTTGMSVNTKLYFTLATMVIAVPTGIKIFSWIATMWGGSIEFKSPLVWAMGFIFLFTVGGVTGVVLANGGVDDVLHDTYYVVAHFHYVLSLGAVTALFAGFYYWFPKMSGRMHSEFLSHLHFWVFFIGVNTIFFPQHFLGLQGMPRRYPDYTEAYAYWNYVSSIGYVIMASSLVIWFVNIIYAFTMGKKAEDNYWGEGATTLEWTLSSPPPFHQFETLPVIEDKGHH; encoded by the coding sequence ATGGCTACTACTGCCGAACACTTCCAGGCCCACGACGAAGGGGCTCACCATGACCATGATCACAAGCCGGGCTTCTTCGCCCGCTGGTTCATGTCGACCAACCACAAGGACATCGGTACGCTGTACCTGATCTTCGCGATCTTCGCGGGGATCATCGGCGGTGCCTTTTCGGGCATGATGCGCCTTGAGCTGGCACAGCCGGGCATCCAGTACCTCGATACCTTTGCCCGCTGGTTCGGGGAGGCCAATCCCAGCTTTGACCAGGCGCTCCACATGTGGAACGTGCTGATCACTGCGCACGGCCTGATCATGGTGTTCTTCATGGTCATGCCGGCAATCATCGGCGGCTTCGGCAACTGGTTTGTGCCGATCATGATCGGCGCGCCGGACATGGCCTTCCCGCGGATGAACAACATCTCGTTCTGGCTGACGGTGGCCGGCTTCTGCTCGCTGCTGCTCTCGGCCTTCGTGCCGGGCGGCACGGGGATCGGCGCCGGGATCGGCTGGACGGCTTACGCGCCGCTCTCGACCTATGGTTCGACCGGACCGTCGGTGGACTTCGCGATCTTCTCGCTCCACCTGGCCGGTGCTGCATCGATCATGGGTGCGATCAACTTCATCACCACCATCTTCAACATGCGCGCGCCGGGCATGACCCTGCACAAGATGCCGCTGTTCGTGTGGTCGGTGCTGGTTACTGCCTTCCTGCTGCTGCTGGCCCTGCCGGTCCTTGCCGCGGCGATCACCATGCTGATCACCGACCGCAACTTCGGCACGACCTTCTTCGATCCGGCTGGCGGCGGTGACCCGGTGCTTTATCAGCACCTGTTCTGGTTCTTCGGCCACCCCGAAGTGTACATCATGATCCTGCCGGGCTTCGGCATCATCAGCCAGATCGTCTCGACCTTCTCGAAGAAGCCGGTGTTCGGCTATCTCGGCATGGCCTATGCCATGGTCGCGATCGGTGTGGTCGGGTTCGTCGTCTGGGCGCACCACATGTACACCACCGGCATGAGCGTGAACACGAAGCTCTACTTCACCCTGGCGACCATGGTGATCGCGGTGCCGACCGGCATCAAGATCTTCAGCTGGATCGCCACGATGTGGGGCGGCAGCATCGAGTTCAAGTCGCCGCTGGTCTGGGCGATGGGCTTCATCTTCCTGTTCACCGTTGGCGGCGTGACCGGCGTGGTCCTGGCCAATGGCGGCGTGGACGACGTGCTGCATGACACTTACTACGTGGTGGCGCACTTCCACTACGTGCTGTCGCTGGGTGCGGTAACCGCGCTCTTTGCCGGGTTCTACTACTGGTTCCCGAAGATGAGCGGCCGGATGCACTCCGAGTTCCTGTCGCACCTGCACTTCTGGGTATTCTTCATCGGCGTCAACACCATCTTCTTCCCGCAGCACTTCCTGGGTCTGCAGGGGATGCCGCGCCGCTATCCGGACTACACCGAAGCCTACGCCTATTGGAACTACGTCTCTTCGATCGGCTACGTCATTATGGCGAGCTCGCTGGTGATCTGGTTCGTCAACATCATCTATGCCTTCACCATGGGCAAGAAGGCGGAAGACAACTACTGGGGCGAAGGTGCCACGACGCTGGAATGGACTCTGTCCAGCCCGCCGCCGTTCCACCAGTTCGAAACCCTGCCGGTCATCGAGGACAAGGGTCACCACTAA
- a CDS encoding pyridoxine 5'-phosphate synthase: MIPDRLRLGVNIDHVATIRNARGGDHPDPVRAAEIVAACGGDGITVHLREDRRHIRDDDLARIHGATGLPLNLEMAATDEMLAIALRHKPHAACIVPERREERTTEGGLDAAGQHNRLVPIVGRLCDAGIRVSLFIGPDERQIEAAMRLGAPVVELHTGDYAHAEGEARAVELKKLADMAALAAKNGIEPHAGHGLTYDNVQPVAAIPQIAELNIGHYLIGEAVFVGLEASVRRMRELMDATR; this comes from the coding sequence GTGATACCGGACCGCCTGCGACTGGGTGTGAACATCGATCACGTTGCGACCATTCGCAACGCGCGCGGTGGCGATCATCCCGATCCTGTACGGGCGGCAGAGATCGTCGCCGCTTGCGGCGGTGACGGCATCACCGTCCACCTGCGCGAAGACCGCCGCCATATCCGCGATGATGACCTTGCCCGGATTCACGGCGCCACTGGATTGCCGCTCAACCTCGAAATGGCCGCCACCGACGAGATGCTGGCCATCGCACTGCGCCACAAACCACACGCCGCCTGCATCGTCCCCGAACGGCGGGAAGAGCGCACCACCGAGGGCGGACTGGACGCCGCCGGTCAGCACAACCGCCTGGTCCCGATCGTCGGCCGCCTGTGCGATGCCGGCATCCGTGTCAGCCTGTTCATCGGCCCGGACGAACGCCAGATCGAGGCCGCAATGCGGCTTGGCGCGCCGGTGGTGGAGCTGCATACCGGCGATTATGCCCATGCAGAGGGCGAGGCGCGCGCGGTGGAATTGAAGAAGCTTGCCGATATGGCGGCGCTCGCCGCGAAAAACGGGATCGAGCCGCATGCCGGCCATGGCCTGACCTATGACAACGTCCAGCCCGTTGCTGCGATCCCGCAAATCGCCGAGCTCAACATCGGCCACTACCTGATTGGCGAGGCGGTCTTCGTCGGTCTGGAAGCCAGCGTCAGGCGGATGCGCGAACTGATGGATGCGACGCGTTGA
- the coxB gene encoding cytochrome c oxidase subunit II, whose protein sequence is MKLLRTARIAGNAIKAIGLSLALAALPQAALAAPAAAAPAVEAAASPAAAPVAAAPTAAAPAAEAAAAAPAAPAVDPNDPRFQIAPGGYTPMAPTPGKGMPVAGGIHLQDQYSPTGEYARWMHDAFLLPIITVISLFVLGLLLWVIARYNKRANPVASKTSHNTLLEVIWTGLPILILVAIAVPSVTLIAKQYKPAPAKAVTIKATGNQWFWTYSYPDNGGFEVISNMLPEEEAKKRGEPGHLAADFRMVVPAGEPIRLQVTAADVIHAFAVPSLWSKLDAVPGRINEKVLFIKEPGVYYGQCSELCGARHGYMPIVVEALPRPKYNAWVMTQAGGKIDGLPEAPAAAAPAAAPAAAPAAAPAAAPAASPAPAA, encoded by the coding sequence ATGAAACTGCTTCGAACCGCCCGCATTGCGGGGAATGCGATCAAGGCAATCGGTCTTTCCCTGGCCCTCGCCGCGCTGCCGCAAGCTGCACTGGCGGCGCCGGCTGCCGCTGCACCCGCTGTCGAAGCGGCCGCCAGCCCGGCTGCTGCTCCGGTTGCGGCGGCCCCGACTGCAGCTGCACCTGCAGCGGAAGCTGCTGCTGCTGCGCCGGCAGCTCCGGCGGTCGATCCCAACGATCCGCGCTTCCAGATCGCCCCGGGTGGCTACACCCCGATGGCACCGACCCCGGGCAAGGGCATGCCGGTTGCCGGGGGTATACACCTGCAGGATCAGTATTCGCCGACCGGTGAATATGCCCGCTGGATGCATGATGCCTTCCTGCTGCCGATCATCACCGTGATCTCGCTGTTCGTGCTGGGGCTGCTGCTGTGGGTGATTGCGCGCTACAACAAGCGCGCCAACCCGGTTGCCTCGAAGACCAGCCACAACACCCTGCTCGAAGTGATCTGGACCGGCCTGCCGATCCTGATCCTGGTCGCGATCGCTGTGCCTTCGGTCACTCTGATCGCCAAGCAGTACAAGCCGGCTCCGGCCAAGGCCGTCACGATCAAGGCCACCGGGAACCAGTGGTTCTGGACCTATTCCTACCCGGACAATGGTGGGTTCGAAGTGATCTCCAACATGCTGCCGGAAGAAGAAGCCAAGAAGCGCGGTGAGCCGGGCCACCTGGCGGCTGACTTCCGCATGGTCGTTCCGGCCGGCGAGCCGATCCGCCTGCAGGTGACTGCGGCCGACGTGATCCACGCTTTTGCCGTCCCCTCGCTGTGGTCGAAGCTCGACGCTGTCCCGGGCCGGATCAACGAGAAGGTGCTCTTCATCAAGGAGCCGGGCGTGTACTACGGCCAGTGCTCGGAACTGTGCGGGGCCCGTCACGGCTACATGCCGATCGTCGTCGAAGCGCTGCCCCGTCCGAAGTACAATGCGTGGGTCATGACCCAGGCTGGCGGCAAGATCGATGGTCTGCCTGAAGCTCCGGCTGCTGCTGCGCCGGCTGCCGCCCCCGCCGCTGCTCCTGCTGCAGCGCCTGCCGCCGCTCCGGCTGCTTCGCCGGCCCCGGCCGCCTAA
- the acpS gene encoding holo-ACP synthase, with protein sequence MIIAIGSDLCNIERIQNSLNRFGERFEQRVFTEIERAKGNSRPFTKAGTLAKRFAAKEAFSKAVGTGFKRGVFMKDIGVVNARSGAPTLALTGGAAARLAAITPEGHEAVVHLTLTDDHPWAQAFVIIEARPK encoded by the coding sequence TTGATCATCGCCATTGGCTCTGACCTCTGCAACATTGAGCGGATCCAGAATTCGCTCAATCGCTTTGGCGAGCGGTTTGAGCAGCGCGTGTTCACCGAAATTGAGCGTGCCAAGGGCAATTCGCGGCCCTTCACCAAGGCTGGCACTCTGGCCAAGCGCTTTGCCGCCAAGGAAGCTTTTTCCAAGGCGGTCGGCACCGGATTCAAACGCGGCGTGTTTATGAAGGACATTGGCGTAGTCAACGCCCGCTCCGGCGCGCCGACCCTGGCGCTGACCGGCGGCGCTGCCGCACGGCTTGCCGCCATAACGCCGGAAGGCCATGAAGCCGTGGTCCATCTGACCCTTACTGACGACCATCCCTGGGCCCAGGCCTTTGTAATCATCGAGGCCCGCCCCAAATGA
- a CDS encoding alpha/beta fold hydrolase encodes MPEFRLVDCGEVSLRCAIEGPAPGTAPLAIMVHGFPESWYSWRNQLGPVAGAGYTACAIDVRGYGGSDKPQPVEAYTLQKIAGDLIGLADALARDSRVVLIGHDWGAPIVWNTAFTNPERISAVAGLSVPFAGAPLRPFTEVFREHFTSQGRFFYQEFFQEPGVAEAEAEADPRDFVARMMYSISGDVPPGDYWSKPLGATFLQGLPDPQPVPWLSEADLDYYEGEFKASGFRGPLNRYRNHERDYEWLKPWQGKPLEQPCLFIGGSRDPATTLFGAVADPVAIMRMFAPKVEGHVLEGVGHWTQQERPEEVNALLIDWLKRL; translated from the coding sequence ATGCCTGAATTTCGGTTGGTCGATTGCGGTGAAGTGTCCTTGCGCTGTGCAATCGAAGGCCCGGCGCCCGGCACGGCCCCACTGGCGATCATGGTCCATGGTTTTCCGGAAAGCTGGTATTCTTGGCGGAATCAACTTGGGCCAGTCGCAGGGGCTGGCTACACGGCCTGCGCGATCGATGTGCGCGGCTATGGCGGATCGGACAAGCCGCAGCCGGTCGAGGCCTATACGCTCCAGAAGATCGCCGGTGACCTCATCGGCCTGGCCGATGCGCTCGCGCGGGACAGCCGCGTCGTGCTGATCGGACATGACTGGGGCGCGCCGATCGTCTGGAACACGGCCTTCACCAATCCCGAGCGGATCAGCGCAGTGGCCGGGCTGTCCGTACCTTTCGCCGGCGCGCCATTGCGGCCCTTTACCGAGGTGTTCCGAGAACATTTCACCAGCCAGGGTCGGTTCTTCTATCAGGAGTTCTTCCAGGAGCCCGGCGTGGCCGAGGCCGAGGCCGAGGCCGACCCGCGCGATTTCGTGGCGCGAATGATGTACTCGATTTCGGGCGATGTGCCGCCGGGGGACTATTGGTCGAAGCCGCTCGGCGCGACCTTTCTGCAGGGCCTCCCCGATCCGCAGCCGGTGCCCTGGCTGAGCGAGGCGGACCTCGATTACTACGAGGGCGAGTTCAAGGCCTCGGGCTTTCGCGGCCCGCTCAACCGCTATCGCAATCACGAGCGCGACTATGAATGGCTGAAGCCCTGGCAGGGCAAGCCGCTGGAGCAGCCGTGCCTGTTCATCGGCGGCAGTCGCGATCCCGCCACAACGCTGTTCGGTGCCGTGGCCGATCCCGTGGCGATTATGCGGATGTTCGCGCCCAAGGTGGAAGGACACGTGCTGGAAGGCGTCGGCCACTGGACCCAGCAAGAGCGGCCGGAAGAAGTGAACGCCCTGCTCATCGATTGGTTGAAGCGACTCTAA
- the pyrE gene encoding orotate phosphoribosyltransferase: MQDEEVLAEFRASKALLEGHFLLSSGRHSAHYLQCARVLMDPARAARLAIALAQRIPRELRKDIVKVVSPAMGGVIIGHEMGRALEVEAIFVERPTGTFEVRRGFTIEPGEKVLLVEDVVTTGLSSREAMDCIRAAGGKVIAAAALVDRSAGSVDLGVPFFPLIAINFPTYAPDELPPELAATPAIKPGSRAKP, encoded by the coding sequence ATGCAGGATGAAGAGGTTCTGGCAGAATTTCGCGCCAGCAAGGCATTGCTGGAGGGGCATTTCCTGCTCTCCTCCGGCCGCCACAGTGCGCATTACTTGCAATGTGCACGCGTTTTGATGGATCCGGCGCGCGCTGCGCGGCTGGCGATTGCCCTGGCCCAGCGAATCCCGCGCGAGCTGCGCAAGGACATCGTAAAGGTGGTCTCACCGGCGATGGGCGGGGTGATCATTGGCCACGAAATGGGCCGCGCGCTCGAAGTAGAGGCGATCTTTGTCGAACGCCCCACCGGCACCTTCGAGGTGCGGCGCGGTTTCACCATCGAACCCGGCGAGAAGGTCCTGCTGGTCGAGGACGTGGTGACCACGGGGCTTTCCAGCCGCGAGGCGATGGACTGTATCCGCGCAGCCGGGGGTAAGGTAATCGCCGCTGCGGCGCTCGTCGACCGTTCGGCGGGCTCGGTCGATCTGGGCGTGCCGTTTTTCCCATTGATTGCCATCAACTTCCCGACCTACGCACCGGATGAGCTGCCGCCCGAACTGGCAGCGACACCGGCAATCAAGCCGGGGAGCCGAGCGAAGCCGTGA